Proteins from one methanogenic archaeon mixed culture ISO4-G1 genomic window:
- a CDS encoding DNA-directed RNA polymerase subunit K RpoK: protein METHSKYTRFEKARIIGARALQISYGAPVLTDYPEDMLDPIDIAMLEFDKDLIPISVVKN, encoded by the coding sequence ATGGAGACACACAGTAAGTACACAAGATTCGAGAAAGCAAGGATCATCGGAGCGAGGGCACTGCAGATCTCATACGGGGCGCCCGTACTCACGGACTATCCGGAGGATATGCTTGACCCTATCGATATCGCCATGCTGGAGTTCGACAAGGATCTCATTCCGATCTCTGTCGTCAAGAACTGA
- a CDS encoding CTP-dependent riboflavin kinase — protein MDEKYAFALRKLALMGALDDYVSISSRELGEALEMSQQSASKRILELIDCGFIIRDLGTRRQRIKITTKGVEEMKKEYAEYRRIFERTDHLNIRGEVASGMGEGGYYICQDGYVKQFKQKLGFEPFQGTFNVRIYPEEIGKLDIIRSTSGVLIEGFTDKGRSFGNVIAYKAKIHNIECAIVVPERSHYVDILEIIAPCSMRRTLSLSDGDRIDVKVSL, from the coding sequence ATGGATGAGAAGTACGCATTCGCACTTCGCAAACTCGCCTTAATGGGCGCCCTCGACGACTACGTTTCCATCTCGTCAAGGGAGCTGGGCGAAGCATTGGAGATGAGCCAACAGTCCGCTTCCAAGAGGATCCTGGAACTCATCGACTGCGGCTTCATCATCAGGGACCTCGGCACCAGGAGGCAGCGCATCAAGATCACCACCAAGGGTGTCGAGGAGATGAAGAAGGAATATGCCGAGTACCGCCGCATATTCGAGCGCACCGACCACCTGAACATCAGGGGAGAGGTCGCATCCGGGATGGGCGAGGGCGGATACTACATCTGTCAGGACGGCTACGTCAAGCAGTTCAAGCAGAAGCTCGGTTTCGAGCCCTTCCAGGGAACCTTCAACGTCCGCATCTATCCCGAGGAGATCGGGAAGCTGGACATCATCAGGAGCACCTCCGGCGTCCTCATCGAGGGATTCACGGACAAGGGAAGGAGCTTCGGCAACGTCATCGCATACAAGGCGAAGATCCATAACATCGAATGCGCCATCGTGGTACCGGAGAGGTCCCATTACGTGGACATCCTGGAGATAATCGCGCCGTGCAGCATGAGGAGGACACTGAGCCTCAGCGACGGCGACAGGATCGATGTAAAAGTGAGTTTGTGA
- a CDS encoding GDSL-like lipase — translation MGYDIGKVITTFLAISLMTVPALFPLSETDAEEGRPLIRYVSLGDSMVNGYGMPEYYANDEYNSYGFEVKSDVIYPTRVAKYLESKGYDVEYNQLAVSSTRTLDLRSLIYDEFGGDDITQSQVYAQYMVNSAKLLPDGYTPDMDGFKNYYKDKISAADLITYQFHYDFSKTMQDVILNMGNPILHEPFATVDPLLYILSKSILDSMGLTASAMDRAFGATLGTDKITKLIESFAKGISFCLTMYCRDFDYNMSRIMELNPDATIIVVDTTDPIREMNVDVGPLNIPIGELYGMMGNFGNFYTKYLSPYAGCAYHVDLDSRPELLLNEITNVDLSDPRITIGPRNDVTMALLKENVEIVPEELRTYVEKKYSGHIPTESYRVYDYFDGDDYDLTEFMKYALASNRGDLVAMLGKDGVTGSAEKAKMKLVNNLDMFHDYDCDIVLHEDGSCTVSNGTDSIHFDYNEMFMIYIANSMLAAALIHFSPAGHEQIASSIISAMEQQEMLNGPPRHISPLFITIIVIIAAIGSLALYRNLFPGKSKEE, via the coding sequence ATGGGGTACGATATCGGTAAGGTGATTACGACCTTTCTGGCAATATCCTTAATGACCGTGCCCGCTTTGTTCCCCCTCTCAGAGACAGATGCGGAGGAAGGAAGACCCTTGATCAGATACGTATCCCTGGGTGACTCGATGGTCAACGGCTACGGGATGCCGGAATATTATGCGAACGATGAATACAACAGCTACGGTTTCGAAGTGAAGAGCGATGTCATCTATCCGACGAGGGTCGCGAAGTACCTCGAATCCAAGGGATACGATGTGGAATACAACCAGCTGGCCGTCAGCTCGACGCGCACGCTGGACCTGCGCTCCCTCATCTACGACGAATTCGGTGGCGACGACATCACCCAATCGCAGGTCTACGCACAGTACATGGTCAACAGCGCCAAGCTCCTTCCGGATGGATACACGCCGGACATGGACGGTTTCAAGAACTACTACAAGGACAAGATCTCGGCGGCGGACCTGATCACATACCAGTTCCACTACGACTTCTCCAAGACCATGCAGGATGTGATCCTGAACATGGGTAATCCGATCCTGCATGAGCCGTTCGCGACGGTGGACCCCCTTCTGTACATCCTATCCAAATCGATACTGGACTCGATGGGCCTGACGGCTTCGGCGATGGACAGGGCCTTCGGGGCCACCTTGGGCACGGATAAGATCACCAAGCTCATCGAATCCTTCGCCAAGGGCATCTCGTTCTGCCTGACGATGTACTGCCGCGATTTCGACTACAACATGTCCAGGATAATGGAGCTCAACCCGGATGCGACCATCATAGTCGTGGACACGACGGACCCCATCAGGGAGATGAATGTCGACGTGGGTCCGCTGAACATACCCATTGGCGAACTCTACGGCATGATGGGGAACTTCGGCAACTTCTACACCAAATACCTGTCGCCGTACGCCGGCTGCGCATACCATGTCGATCTGGACAGTCGCCCGGAGTTACTCCTGAACGAGATAACGAACGTGGACCTCTCGGATCCCAGGATCACCATCGGTCCGAGGAACGATGTAACGATGGCCCTTCTGAAGGAAAACGTCGAGATAGTCCCGGAGGAGCTGCGCACCTACGTAGAGAAGAAGTACAGCGGGCACATCCCGACAGAATCCTACAGAGTGTACGACTACTTTGACGGGGACGACTACGATCTGACCGAGTTCATGAAGTACGCCCTGGCATCCAACAGGGGCGACCTGGTCGCGATGCTCGGAAAGGACGGGGTAACAGGCTCGGCCGAGAAGGCCAAGATGAAGCTGGTAAACAATCTGGACATGTTCCATGACTACGACTGCGACATCGTCCTTCACGAGGACGGGAGCTGTACGGTGTCCAACGGCACCGACAGCATCCATTTCGACTACAACGAGATGTTCATGATCTACATCGCCAACAGCATGCTGGCCGCAGCCTTGATCCACTTCTCGCCGGCCGGACACGAGCAAATCGCCTCATCGATAATCTCTGCCATGGAACAGCAGGAGATGCTGAACGGGCCCCCCAGGCACATCAGCCCTCTGTTCATCACGATAATAGTCATAATCGCGGCGATAGGGTCACTGGCCCTGTACCGCAACCTCTTCCCTGGGAAGAGCAAAGAGGAATGA
- a CDS encoding phosphoribosylformylglycinamidine synthase I PurQ: protein MKAEDVKVCVIRIEGTNCEDEMANAFSMVGAQAEKVHLKQLIGQAPADMRRSLEDYDVLAFPGGFSAGDYVRAGAIFAARIKAGIGSDVKRFVESGKPVLGVCNGFQILVELGLLPAFDSVMSDEPQAALYNNVSGRFECRPTVLRNDNRGKCLFTGCIPAKKTLMIPSAHGEGNLLSMDPDFVQKLEDNDQIVFRYVRPDGSDADYPWNPNGSQSDIAGICNPAGNVLGMMPHPERVMTRFTHPDWTRGYTTEEGDGRCLFESVMNYLKKL, encoded by the coding sequence ATGAAGGCAGAGGATGTCAAGGTCTGTGTCATACGCATCGAGGGAACGAACTGTGAGGATGAGATGGCCAACGCCTTCAGCATGGTCGGCGCCCAGGCGGAGAAGGTCCACCTGAAGCAGCTGATCGGGCAGGCACCGGCCGACATGAGGCGCAGCCTCGAGGATTACGACGTGCTCGCATTCCCCGGAGGGTTCTCCGCAGGGGACTACGTCCGTGCTGGAGCCATCTTCGCAGCGAGGATCAAGGCCGGCATCGGCAGCGACGTCAAGAGGTTCGTCGAATCCGGAAAGCCCGTCCTGGGAGTGTGCAACGGATTCCAGATCCTTGTGGAGCTGGGACTGCTCCCGGCGTTCGACAGTGTCATGTCAGACGAGCCCCAGGCCGCCCTGTACAACAACGTGTCGGGAAGGTTCGAGTGCCGTCCGACCGTCCTCAGGAACGACAACAGGGGCAAGTGCCTGTTCACCGGATGCATCCCGGCGAAGAAGACGCTGATGATCCCGTCGGCCCACGGGGAGGGCAACCTGCTCAGCATGGACCCCGATTTCGTCCAGAAGCTGGAGGACAACGACCAGATCGTGTTCAGGTACGTACGTCCCGACGGCTCCGACGCCGACTACCCCTGGAACCCCAACGGTTCCCAGTCGGACATCGCGGGTATATGCAACCCCGCAGGGAACGTCCTGGGTATGATGCCCCATCCGGAGCGTGTGATGACAAGGTTCACGCACCCTGACTGGACGAGGGGATACACCACGGAGGAAGGGGACGGAAGGTGCCTCTTCGAATCCGTGATGAACTATCTGAAGAAACTCTGA
- a CDS encoding AMP-binding domain-containing protein: MSMYSSDIPSMPKTTLYRYFLASNEHRKDEVAMEFFGSTITYREFWQMIEDIAASLDAVGIGEDDVITLVTVAVPESMALFYALNRVGAAANTIDPRMDRESILERAESSGIKKAFVLDAVFDRAGDVLTSNGYTVYVIPSTGSVGALKRMIASFKLPKVTFGPNVVRWKDFMALGKGRQAPEAPYVGDRIAAITYTGGTTGIPKGVMLTNDSMNAVAENFKISTPMFKDGQSFLGIIPMFTSYGLVTGLHMPLSKGGRFIIIPRFVPEDFGKLVMKYKPNHMFCTPAYIAMMLKSKEVQGKDLSFIYTIGSGGDNISEGLEEWMSKEMKSHGIRYPLAQGYGMSEVSSAATNSMLDIYKPGTVGIPCPLSVVGIFDPETGKELGYNEPGEICMAGPILMKGYWKKPEETAKVMRKHDDGMVWIHSGDQGYMDEKGYVYVLGRIKRMITRFDGHKVFPITLEGRLARHESVANCVVIGVKDLDHEVGHMPLALVELRPGSDRESVRRELLEICEKDVEDRGRPVDVVIVDSIPLTGMGKNDNKTLEEKYRNYRYK; encoded by the coding sequence ATGTCCATGTACTCCTCGGACATCCCTTCAATGCCGAAAACGACCCTCTACAGATACTTCCTAGCCTCCAACGAGCACAGGAAGGACGAGGTGGCGATGGAGTTCTTCGGATCCACCATCACATACAGGGAGTTCTGGCAGATGATCGAGGACATCGCCGCATCCCTGGACGCCGTCGGTATCGGCGAGGATGACGTTATCACCCTCGTGACCGTCGCCGTCCCCGAGTCGATGGCGCTGTTCTACGCCCTCAACAGGGTCGGTGCGGCCGCCAACACCATAGATCCCCGCATGGACCGCGAGAGCATACTGGAACGCGCGGAGTCCTCCGGGATCAAGAAGGCCTTCGTCCTGGATGCGGTGTTCGACAGGGCGGGCGACGTCCTCACCAGCAACGGATACACCGTATATGTCATCCCCTCCACCGGGAGCGTGGGGGCGCTGAAGCGCATGATAGCAAGCTTCAAGCTTCCGAAGGTCACATTCGGTCCCAACGTCGTCAGATGGAAGGATTTCATGGCCCTGGGAAAGGGCCGCCAGGCGCCCGAGGCACCGTATGTCGGCGACCGCATCGCCGCCATCACATACACCGGAGGGACCACCGGGATACCAAAGGGAGTCATGCTCACCAACGATTCCATGAACGCCGTCGCGGAGAACTTCAAGATCAGCACCCCGATGTTCAAGGACGGCCAGTCCTTCCTGGGGATAATCCCGATGTTCACCTCGTACGGTCTGGTCACCGGCCTTCACATGCCACTTTCGAAGGGCGGGAGGTTCATCATCATACCAAGGTTCGTTCCGGAGGATTTCGGAAAGCTCGTGATGAAATACAAACCGAACCACATGTTCTGCACACCCGCATACATCGCCATGATGCTGAAGAGCAAGGAGGTTCAGGGCAAGGACCTGTCTTTCATCTACACCATCGGGTCCGGAGGGGACAACATCAGCGAAGGACTGGAAGAATGGATGTCCAAGGAGATGAAGTCCCACGGCATACGCTACCCACTCGCACAGGGATACGGGATGTCGGAAGTGTCCTCCGCAGCCACGAACTCGATGCTAGACATCTACAAGCCTGGCACTGTGGGCATCCCATGTCCGCTCTCCGTCGTAGGGATATTCGATCCCGAAACGGGCAAGGAGCTGGGCTACAACGAGCCTGGCGAGATCTGCATGGCGGGACCGATCCTGATGAAGGGATACTGGAAGAAACCGGAGGAGACCGCCAAGGTCATGCGGAAGCACGACGATGGCATGGTCTGGATCCATTCGGGTGACCAGGGATACATGGACGAGAAGGGATACGTGTACGTCCTCGGGCGCATCAAGAGGATGATAACGCGCTTCGACGGACACAAGGTGTTCCCTATCACATTGGAGGGACGGCTTGCCCGTCATGAGAGCGTCGCCAACTGCGTGGTCATCGGCGTGAAGGACCTGGACCACGAGGTGGGCCATATGCCTCTGGCTCTCGTGGAGCTGAGGCCCGGCAGCGACAGAGAATCCGTCCGCAGGGAACTCCTGGAGATCTGCGAGAAGGATGTGGAAGACCGCGGAAGGCCTGTGGACGTCGTCATCGTGGACTCGATCCCACTGACCGGCATGGGGAAGAACGACAACAAGACCCTGGAAGAGAAGTACAGGAACTACCGCTACAAGTGA
- a CDS encoding ribosomal protein S2P Rps2p, with protein sequence MSEEETYVAPGTELLVEEDIYLTSGVHIGTQQKSADMKDFIYKVRQDGLYVLDVKKTDDRLRDAAAFLARFDSKRILVVSARQYGQKPAREFSKAIGAPAFAGRFVPGTLTNPLNPAFIEPEVLVVTDPAADKQALNEALNLGIPIVALCDANNETRNVDLVIPTNNKGRRALACVYWILAREVLTKRGDLKDPNDFQMSIDDFEAKLV encoded by the coding sequence ATGAGCGAAGAGGAAACATATGTAGCACCGGGAACAGAGCTCCTGGTGGAGGAGGACATCTACCTTACGTCCGGAGTCCACATCGGAACACAGCAGAAATCCGCGGACATGAAGGATTTCATCTACAAGGTCAGGCAGGACGGACTGTACGTCCTCGATGTCAAGAAGACGGACGACAGGCTCAGGGATGCAGCGGCATTCCTCGCAAGGTTCGACTCCAAGAGGATCCTCGTCGTCTCTGCAAGGCAGTACGGACAGAAGCCCGCAAGGGAGTTCTCCAAGGCAATCGGAGCACCCGCGTTCGCAGGCCGTTTCGTCCCCGGAACACTCACCAACCCCCTGAATCCCGCCTTCATCGAGCCCGAGGTCCTGGTCGTCACCGACCCCGCAGCCGACAAGCAGGCACTCAACGAGGCACTCAACCTCGGAATCCCCATCGTCGCACTCTGCGATGCCAACAACGAGACCAGGAACGTCGACCTCGTCATCCCCACCAACAACAAGGGAAGGCGCGCACTCGCATGCGTCTACTGGATCCTCGCAAGGGAAGTCCTCACGAAGCGTGGAGACCTCAAGGACCCCAACGACTTCCAGATGTCTATCGACGACTTCGAAGCGAAGCTCGTCTGA
- a CDS encoding XRE family transcriptional regulator: MRVVGPNMICEMCGKNVPQTKTVIVEGSRLNVCPNCARFGEDYRGGQGGAPMSSSVIDQRLEKRERRMKTKDIYAGTSSTELIDDYGGAIREAREAKGMDLEAFAASIFEKKGTLSKIEANALIPDDKLIKKIEKALGIKLTETVQSGVTVGGGNNSNKMTLSNFIKKE; the protein is encoded by the coding sequence ATGCGGGTTGTTGGACCGAATATGATCTGCGAGATGTGCGGAAAGAATGTCCCCCAGACCAAGACGGTCATAGTGGAGGGAAGCAGGTTGAACGTCTGTCCCAACTGCGCCAGGTTCGGCGAGGATTACAGGGGCGGACAGGGCGGCGCACCGATGTCGTCATCCGTTATCGACCAGAGGCTCGAGAAGCGCGAGAGGAGGATGAAGACCAAGGATATCTATGCTGGCACTTCCTCCACCGAGCTCATCGACGACTACGGCGGGGCCATCAGGGAGGCCCGTGAGGCCAAGGGAATGGACCTGGAGGCGTTCGCGGCATCCATCTTCGAGAAGAAGGGCACCCTGTCCAAGATCGAGGCGAACGCGCTGATCCCCGACGACAAGCTCATCAAGAAGATCGAGAAGGCCCTCGGGATCAAGCTCACCGAGACCGTCCAGTCGGGAGTCACCGTGGGCGGGGGCAACAACTCCAACAAGATGACCCTCAGCAACTTCATCAAGAAGGAATGA
- a CDS encoding proteasome-activating nucleotidase — protein MSNDETIMDRQDIDTGLTDEVSELKAKIVTLEDRNVRLVEDLRNAENEKRYAEGELFRLQKDLARIRGEMERLKTPPLIVGSLRDVLSNNRVVVKSSTGPDFVVTVSDYINPEDLIPGSRVTMNKQTLAVMEVIPSSVDPIVSGAEVVEKPNITYDDIGGLKKQMLELREAVEDPLLRPELYSKIGIEPPKGVLLVGPPGTGKTLMAKAVANATNATFIRLVGSELVQKYIGEGARLVRDLFELAKQKAPSIIFIDELDSVGAKRLDVATSGDREVQRTLMQLLSELDGFTAINNVKIIGATNRPDILDDALLRPGRFDRIIDVGLPDIEARNQIFSIHIGHMNVDKKVSIKALAEMTDGLSGAEIKNLCTEAGMLAIRDGRDKATEADFIAAKEKVMEAGRNKVNPAPAYMFQ, from the coding sequence ATGAGCAACGACGAGACCATCATGGACAGGCAGGATATCGATACCGGACTTACGGACGAAGTATCCGAGCTCAAGGCCAAGATCGTGACACTGGAGGACAGGAACGTCAGACTGGTGGAGGATCTCCGCAACGCCGAGAACGAAAAGCGTTACGCGGAAGGCGAGCTGTTCAGGCTCCAGAAGGACCTTGCGAGGATCAGAGGGGAGATGGAGAGACTGAAGACGCCCCCGCTCATCGTCGGCTCGCTCAGGGACGTTCTGTCCAACAACCGTGTGGTCGTCAAAAGCTCCACCGGACCCGATTTCGTCGTTACAGTCTCGGATTACATCAACCCCGAGGACCTGATCCCTGGATCCAGGGTCACCATGAACAAGCAGACCCTGGCCGTCATGGAGGTCATCCCATCGTCGGTGGACCCGATCGTCTCCGGCGCGGAGGTCGTGGAGAAGCCCAACATCACGTACGACGACATCGGAGGACTCAAGAAGCAGATGCTGGAGCTCCGCGAGGCCGTCGAGGACCCGCTGCTCAGGCCCGAACTCTACAGCAAGATCGGAATCGAGCCTCCCAAGGGAGTTCTGCTCGTAGGACCTCCGGGAACCGGAAAGACCCTCATGGCAAAGGCGGTCGCAAACGCAACCAACGCCACGTTCATCAGGCTCGTCGGATCGGAACTGGTCCAGAAGTACATCGGAGAGGGTGCGAGGCTCGTGCGCGACCTGTTCGAGCTCGCGAAGCAGAAGGCCCCCAGCATCATATTCATCGACGAACTGGACTCCGTCGGAGCCAAGAGGCTGGACGTCGCGACGTCAGGGGACAGGGAGGTCCAGAGGACCCTCATGCAGCTCCTGTCCGAGCTGGACGGATTCACCGCTATCAACAACGTCAAGATCATCGGAGCCACCAACAGGCCAGACATCCTGGACGACGCCCTGCTCAGGCCCGGAAGGTTCGACCGTATCATCGATGTCGGACTGCCCGACATCGAGGCCAGGAACCAGATCTTCAGCATCCACATCGGTCACATGAACGTCGACAAGAAAGTCAGCATCAAGGCCCTTGCCGAGATGACCGACGGACTGTCCGGAGCCGAGATCAAGAACCTGTGCACCGAGGCGGGAATGCTCGCCATAAGGGACGGGCGCGACAAGGCCACCGAGGCCGATTTCATCGCGGCCAAGGAGAAGGTCATGGAAGCAGGCAGGAACAAGGTCAACCCCGCTCCCGCTTACATGTTCCAGTGA
- a CDS encoding ATP binding protein: MKFLFFIGTAGSGKSTLVGAFKQWCDDAGVDAVIVNMDPGADALPYSADVDIREWISLDEVMKEYNLGPNGAQIVAADLMAVNINKMMDVISGYDTDYVLVDTPGQLELFAFRESSNVLVDAFGREDSMLIYLSDPSLCKSPNGFVTAMVLGALAQFRLQLPMINLLSKADTLSEDDEQRMLDWYSVPDALYGDLLDADMNPETVVGMELFKAMENTGVFGEIRSVSAETQVGLEEIYAAAQLSFFGGEDTEKS, encoded by the coding sequence TTGAAGTTCTTGTTTTTCATCGGGACCGCTGGGAGCGGTAAGAGTACGCTTGTCGGTGCATTCAAGCAGTGGTGTGACGACGCAGGTGTGGATGCCGTCATCGTGAACATGGATCCCGGAGCGGACGCCCTGCCGTACTCGGCCGACGTGGACATCAGGGAGTGGATATCCCTCGACGAGGTCATGAAGGAGTACAATCTCGGACCCAACGGTGCGCAGATAGTCGCCGCGGACCTGATGGCGGTCAACATCAACAAGATGATGGACGTCATATCCGGTTATGACACTGACTATGTCCTCGTGGACACCCCCGGACAGCTGGAGCTCTTCGCATTCAGGGAGTCGTCGAACGTCCTCGTGGACGCCTTCGGAAGGGAGGATTCCATGCTCATCTACCTCTCGGATCCCTCGTTGTGCAAATCCCCCAACGGATTCGTCACAGCGATGGTATTGGGTGCGCTGGCACAGTTCAGGTTGCAGCTCCCGATGATCAACCTCCTGTCCAAGGCCGATACCCTCTCCGAGGATGACGAGCAGAGGATGCTCGACTGGTATTCGGTGCCCGATGCGCTATACGGGGACCTCCTGGATGCCGATATGAACCCGGAGACCGTGGTCGGCATGGAGCTCTTCAAGGCGATGGAGAACACTGGAGTGTTCGGCGAGATCCGTTCGGTGTCCGCGGAGACGCAGGTGGGCCTCGAGGAGATCTACGCCGCGGCACAGCTGTCCTTCTTCGGCGGAGAGGACACTGAGAAATCCTGA
- a CDS encoding phosphoribosylformylglycinamidine synthase II PurL, which produces MSGLMIKRDVPFPLYDVAILDATDEQLKEVSADMALGLSVDEMKVVRDYFKKEGRNPTDVELQSLGQAWSEHCCYKSSKPILKEFVFGLDREDILSRGDAGVMVFDDDYGYCLRIESHNHPSAVEPYGGAATGIGGILRDVVCMGAQPIGLADPLCFGPIDFKGEIPPGTKHPRYLVNGVVSGIRDYGNRCGIPTITGGFFFDEKYTGNCLVNVACLGIVKRKDLANNFAGGPGEVMILIGGRTGRDGIHGVNFASADLTATSDEDSRGAVQLGDPITKEPVMHACFEVNAKHLITGMKDLGGGGLSCVVGEMALEAGCGADVDLEKVPLKEAGLAPWEIWVSESQERMMCTCKPENVDKVLEIFDMWDVLATPVARTTDKRRTRLFWNGELIFDMDLEFLTGGPVYNRPYTLPKVSTKAAEKFPKLPSDKEVILSLLSDFNVASKEWAIRQYDHEVRAGTAIHPMVGKLNETGPGDASVLLPVPGSRRGLAAAIGCNPWFTEADPYKGGMAAIDETCRNIVAVGAMPNAFTDCLNFGNPEIPERLGVFREAVRGLGEIARELNIPIPSGNVSLYNEAPGGKHILPTPMLLGCGIIDDVTKAVTADFKRAGSCIFVVGKTKDEMGASLLFRKFGGEQGDVPGVDIPALKRNMANLLKAMDKRLVLSCHDCSDGGLAVAVAEMCISGQIGAELDLSAMDGALPVKLYSESNSRWIVEVDGKDVSAFTEIMGEDAQIIGITKGDSLVIKDNGTSIPVEEMRKAWNDPIWNIMGGASE; this is translated from the coding sequence ATGAGCGGTCTGATGATCAAACGCGACGTACCCTTCCCGCTGTACGACGTGGCCATCCTGGATGCCACGGACGAGCAGCTGAAGGAGGTCTCCGCGGACATGGCACTGGGTCTGTCCGTCGACGAGATGAAGGTCGTCCGCGATTATTTCAAGAAGGAGGGCAGGAACCCCACGGACGTGGAGCTTCAGTCACTCGGTCAGGCATGGAGCGAGCACTGCTGTTACAAGAGCAGCAAGCCCATCCTCAAGGAGTTCGTCTTCGGACTGGACAGGGAGGACATCCTGTCCAGGGGGGACGCCGGGGTCATGGTCTTCGACGACGACTACGGATACTGCCTGAGGATCGAGAGCCACAACCACCCCTCGGCCGTGGAGCCCTACGGAGGGGCCGCCACAGGTATCGGCGGTATCCTGAGGGACGTCGTCTGCATGGGTGCACAGCCCATCGGACTCGCGGACCCGCTCTGCTTCGGACCCATCGACTTCAAGGGAGAGATCCCTCCGGGGACAAAGCACCCCAGGTACCTAGTCAACGGTGTCGTGTCAGGCATCAGGGACTACGGTAACCGCTGCGGTATCCCCACCATCACAGGCGGGTTCTTCTTCGACGAGAAGTACACCGGCAACTGCCTCGTCAACGTGGCATGCCTCGGAATCGTCAAGAGGAAGGACCTGGCCAACAACTTCGCCGGCGGACCCGGCGAGGTCATGATACTCATAGGAGGACGTACCGGCCGTGACGGGATTCACGGAGTCAACTTCGCATCCGCGGACCTTACAGCCACCTCGGATGAGGACTCCAGGGGAGCCGTCCAGCTGGGAGACCCGATCACGAAGGAACCTGTCATGCACGCATGCTTCGAGGTCAACGCCAAGCACCTGATCACCGGAATGAAGGATCTGGGAGGGGGCGGACTCAGCTGCGTCGTCGGAGAGATGGCGCTGGAGGCCGGCTGCGGAGCCGACGTGGACCTGGAGAAGGTCCCGCTCAAGGAGGCCGGACTCGCACCCTGGGAGATCTGGGTGTCCGAGTCGCAGGAGCGTATGATGTGCACCTGCAAGCCCGAGAACGTCGACAAGGTCCTGGAGATCTTCGACATGTGGGACGTGCTGGCGACACCCGTCGCCAGGACTACCGACAAGAGGCGCACCAGGCTGTTCTGGAACGGAGAGCTCATCTTCGACATGGATCTGGAGTTCCTCACCGGCGGACCGGTGTACAACAGGCCCTACACCCTGCCCAAGGTCTCCACCAAGGCGGCGGAGAAATTCCCTAAGCTCCCTTCGGACAAGGAGGTCATCCTCTCGCTGCTGTCGGATTTCAACGTGGCATCCAAGGAATGGGCCATCAGGCAGTACGACCACGAGGTCCGTGCGGGCACCGCCATCCACCCGATGGTCGGAAAGCTCAACGAGACCGGTCCCGGGGACGCTTCCGTGCTCCTGCCGGTGCCCGGAAGCAGAAGGGGACTGGCGGCCGCGATCGGATGCAACCCGTGGTTCACCGAGGCCGACCCGTACAAGGGCGGTATGGCCGCCATCGACGAGACCTGCAGGAACATCGTCGCCGTCGGCGCGATGCCCAATGCGTTCACCGACTGTCTCAACTTCGGAAACCCCGAGATCCCGGAGAGGCTGGGAGTCTTCAGGGAGGCCGTCAGGGGACTTGGCGAGATCGCCAGGGAGCTCAACATCCCGATCCCGTCAGGGAACGTCAGTCTGTACAACGAGGCGCCCGGAGGGAAGCACATCCTGCCCACCCCGATGCTCCTAGGATGCGGTATCATCGACGACGTCACCAAGGCGGTCACGGCCGATTTCAAGAGGGCCGGGAGCTGCATCTTCGTCGTCGGAAAGACCAAGGACGAGATGGGAGCATCGCTGCTCTTCCGTAAGTTCGGAGGAGAACAGGGAGATGTGCCAGGAGTGGACATCCCCGCACTCAAGAGGAACATGGCGAACCTCCTCAAGGCAATGGACAAGAGGCTCGTGCTGAGTTGCCACGACTGCTCCGACGGAGGATTGGCGGTCGCGGTCGCGGAGATGTGTATCTCTGGTCAGATCGGTGCCGAGCTGGACCTGTCCGCGATGGACGGTGCGCTCCCGGTGAAACTGTATTCCGAGAGCAACAGCCGCTGGATCGTGGAGGTCGACGGTAAGGACGTATCAGCGTTCACCGAGATCATGGGCGAGGATGCCCAGATAATCGGAATCACGAAGGGAGATTCGCTCGTCATCAAGGACAACGGCACCTCGATCCCCGTGGAGGAGATGAGGAAGGCCTGGAACGATCCCATCTGGAACATCATGGGAGGTGCTTCGGAATGA